The Listeria cossartiae subsp. cossartiae genome includes the window CAGAGCTGCTAAATTATGAACCAACCCACAACCACTGGCAAAAAATCGATGCAAAAAGCAATTATGATAAAATCAATATACCCGGACTCCATGTTGCCGGTTGGTACGACTGCTTTTTAGATAAAACCATTGCTAATTTCCAAAATGGTCACCACCGTGCTCTTGGTGATAAACTCATCATTGGGCCTTGGACACATGCCAATTTCGGCCAAATGATTGGTGACCGTGACTTCGGAATGGCAGCTACCAAATGGGGCGAAGCAAATATGCACGCGCGGCATCTGGAATGGTTCAATCATTGGCTAAAACAAGAGCCACTCCCTGAAACAGCCCCGATAAACTACTTTGTTATGGGCTTAAATGATTGGAAAACCGCAGACACTTGGCCACCTCAAAATACCGATTTTACCCCACTTTATTTTAAAACTGGTGAAGTAACGGCTGAATTTACGCCACCAAAACAAACCTCAGAAGTAAACTTTACTTACAACCCAGAAAATCCAGTCCCTTCAAATGGCGGGGGAACGCTTCATAAAGAACTACACGCCGATGGTCCACGTGATCAGCAGCACCTAGAACTTCGGGATGATATTCTTTGCTATACAACGGCGCCACTAGAAGCAGATTTGGAAGTAACTGGACCAGTCCAAGTGAATTTATGGGCGAAAACAGATGCCCCCAACACAGATTTCACCGCTAAACTAGTAGATGTTTTTCCTGATGGCACCGCGTTTAACCTAGCAGACGGAATTATTCGCGCGAGTAAACAACACGGTGATCAAGTCCAAAATAAGATTAACGAATACACCATTGATCTATGGGCAACGAGCAACTTATTCCAAAAAGGTCATCAAATCCGCATCGAAATATCTTCTAGTAATTTTCCGCGATTTGACCCGAATCCAAACACTGGCGATAGTTTCATTAATTCCACCGAAAGCCAAATCGCGCACCAAACCATTTACCATAGCCCGGATTACCCATCGCATATCCTTTTGCCAATTTCTCGCTAGAAAACGGACTTTTGGGCGAAAAGTTTTATATACGACACTGCTAAATCATGGTAAAATATGAAAGTATCCGCCAAAAAAATGAAATCTATTTCAAAAAGGGAATTTTTAAAGTAGATTTCTTTATTAAAATATAGATAAAATGAGCCAACAGTTTGCTCAAATGAAGGAGAAGTTGCAGTGAAAAACATAATGAAAAAGACAGGGATT containing:
- a CDS encoding CocE/NonD family hydrolase, whose amino-acid sequence is MKHNRLIIETDIPAKMRDGVTLYADIYRPADEGTYPVLLTRLPYSKSYGLHFIRPNILAEQGYIVIVQDVRGRYASEGEFVPYIAEVDDGYDTIEWAANLPYSNGDIGMFGLSYYGYTQILAALSGNTHLKAIAPIMAQNSMTDVFNDHDGALELGMWETWNLESMLPNLLTRKYNTREELEKAANNLMKNLDNIDELYKFKPYKDWPAIGQKEMPYFSELLNYEPTHNHWQKIDAKSNYDKINIPGLHVAGWYDCFLDKTIANFQNGHHRALGDKLIIGPWTHANFGQMIGDRDFGMAATKWGEANMHARHLEWFNHWLKQEPLPETAPINYFVMGLNDWKTADTWPPQNTDFTPLYFKTGEVTAEFTPPKQTSEVNFTYNPENPVPSNGGGTLHKELHADGPRDQQHLELRDDILCYTTAPLEADLEVTGPVQVNLWAKTDAPNTDFTAKLVDVFPDGTAFNLADGIIRASKQHGDQVQNKINEYTIDLWATSNLFQKGHQIRIEISSSNFPRFDPNPNTGDSFINSTESQIAHQTIYHSPDYPSHILLPISR